The window GCAGCCAATAACCCGTAATGTAGGTAGCTGCAATCAACAAGCCAAAAAGATATTGCGTTTAAGTTGAAAGGCAAAATAAAGTCTGGTTTCACGTCTCACAATGATCAAATGGGCACAAAAGCAATGACAGCTGACCAACCTGTGAACATATAGAAAATACTTCCGTCCCTTGAGATACATTTCTCTGACATAAGAATCCTCGCCTTGTAGTGGTTTCGGTGCAGTTGCAGCATCTTCCTCTGATATAGCATATGCCATTTGAACAGATCCCCCTCCGAGATCAACCACTCCAACGGTTTCTGAGTAAGGCTTTCCCAAAGTCTTTAGCAAGTAGTTGATGGTCACCTTTAAGAATCGACAATTCATGgaaaaaatgaaacttgttAGTTGATTTCAGGTTGTTTtaagatagaaaaaaaaatatattcaggGAGATCAGTCCTCGTTGTTACTATACAAGCACCCAAGATTTCAGTCGTACTATAAAATAATGAGAATAGCACTGGATTTAACATGAGTGTTACactaatatatagaaaaaaccCGACAACATACCCACTGGTAAGAACCTTCCTGAGTACCATCCAGAACAGTAACTGCATTTGCCTCAGTCTTCAACCTGCTTCTATCTTTCAGTAGCTCCctaaccttaaaaacaaaattacattTTCAAGTTTAAAAGCTAGacaaacaataaaatatttgtagACATCATATGAACAAAAGTTACCGCTTCCAAAATATTTTCAGAAGCTTTGTGACCCAAAGCCCTCAAACCAGCAGTTGCCTGGACAAGATATAATGCAAAACAGAGTAAATGATAACATGAATAGCTTCAATTATCATTATCTGCAAGGAACTCGCTTCCATACCCCAACTCTGACAGGAGTCTTAGGACGCAACTCATGTGGAACAGAAGCCTCTGCTTTGTCAAGAAGAGATACCAAAGAGTTTGCTGATTGCCTAGGATCATTAGGATACGCACTCAACCCTGGTTTTAGCTGAAATCATATCATAACAATAGTTCAGACTCAAACAACTCTAACCAAACGCACAATAAACAATgcgttctaaaaatcggtttacACAGCCCCTAAACGTCTGCCGCATCGGccataaacaaaacatttttcaaaaaatagtcAAAAAATCAGTTTAGTCGTGGCATAATTAATAATCTCATATAAATCGCCTAATTAACAGATTTCTTAAACATCGGTGGTTTGGACGTCCCCCCTAAACGTCCGCCTAGTTGGCAAATCGGACATAAACCAAACATTTTTCACaacaatatttcaaaaaatattaaaaaaaatatctatcaatAATCTCATATAAATCACCTAATTAACAGATTTCTTAAACATAAGCTTCCGCCTAGTTGGCAAATCGGACATAGACCAAACATTTTTCACAaacaatatttcaaaattattcaaaaaatcaATTTAGTCGCCCAGATAATCAATAATCTCATATAAATAAATCGCCTAATTAACGGATTTCTTAAACATTACATCGCAGTAGACAAATTGTATTATTGATTACAAACTATAATAGGAATCATCAAACATCCTTCTAAAGCTTATTAAGATCAGTTTTAGCAATGCAATACCTGAAGGAAGAGCTCGAGCTCATTCTCCAAAGGAACGAGATCCAAATTCTCATCAAAACAGTAAACATGCACGCGGCTCCCCGAGCTCCCCGCGTCGAAGATCACTGCGTACTTCCTCGAATTCGAGCCTCCTCCTTCGCTACTTTTCAACGCGTACTCCTCGATGACGGAGGTCGACGCCCCCGGCATCAACAGAATCACGAGAGTGATCAGCACGACGGGAATCGAGATCAGGAGTAGGACACTGCGATGTCTGTGGATCTTATCGGAGAGTGACTCGTGCCTCCCGATCGCTCGCTTCGCCGTCATTTTCCCGCCGTCGATGGAGAGAAGGCTCTGATGAGAGTCGGAGGTTGGGGAAGTGGCCAGTCCTGACTCGAGCAGCTCGGAGGTGGAAGGGGAACGGTAGCGGATCTTGTTGGCGGTGGCGGAGGACGCCGATGTCTGCGGCGGATCCTTTGACGGATCCAGATCGGCGGTGGAATGCGAGTGCTGTTTAGAATTCGACTTCTGCTTACAGATCTGTTACGTTGACGATTTAACGATTTTGTTAAGAGAGTTGGGTAACATTCACGAAAAGCTAATTGCATTTAGTGTAAAGTTTAGACGAAAACATAATTAAAGTTTTAACTAACGTCATTAGGGGGCATCTGGTTTGAGAGATTTAACCGAACCGAATTGAAGTCAACCAAGCCAAACAAATCCCAGCTAAACCGAAATGCGATAGTTCCAACGGTTTAGAAGCATTGGAGGATGAATTTGATgtagtattttttttctaaaatcgaTTTTTAATGATGATTTTGGTTGAACTATAAAGTTATTGTGATTTAGATAGTAttctaaaatcttataaatttgGATTCTTGATTTCTAATTTAAGAACTTACTAGAAATGGAGTCCTCGCACATTAAAAACTTACTATGGATCCTCGAATATTAAAAACTTACTAGAAATGGATCTGCATATGTGAGgatatttgtttttaacttgttataaacaaatatttattttgtataaatggaagtatatatattttacagtTTATctgtattaaataattatttgatataacatttctaaacataatattttcatagtttatattaagtaatttattttattttttgaatcgTCAACCTTATCATCcatatctttttaatattttttgtctatCCGCACcgatgtaatttttatttttgtatggaTCAAATTTTaagtataataaataattatatatatatatatatatatcaaaaattgtgTGCTATATATTTCATAGCCTTCAAGTTTTACCATATAAGATTTGCATTGGACTGTTACTTATAtggaaatatatttaaaatcatatatttatatattaatttatattttatttataaataatttgaatgACTATAAAACGctaaagttatataaaatgataaattttgcTATTCTTAAATCAATTTAGGtaactttataaattttgtCGGGTGGATTAGTTTGAAAATGAACTTATGTATGTTTTATGAGCATTTGAAccgagaaaaaaaataataaatgctAAGAATTAGAATAAAGTAAATTGTCATTCATAAATCAATTAAGGtaactttataaattttgttgAGTAGATGAATTAACATTAATTAGTTTGAAAATGAATTTATGTATGTTTTATGAGCCTTTGAAccgagaaaaaaataataaatgctAAGAATTAGAATAAAGTAAATTGTCATTCTTAAATCAATTAAGGtaactttataaattttgttgGGTGGATGAATTAACATTAATTAGTTTGAAAatgaatttatatatgttttatgagTCTTTGAACTGAGAAAAAGataataaatgttaaaattagaATAAAGTAATTTGTCATTCCTAAATCAATTTAGGTAACTTTATAAATTTGGTCGGGTGGATGAAGTAACATTAATTAGTTTGAAAATGAATTTATGTATGTTTTATGAGTCTTTGAACcgagaaaaatataataaatgctaaaaaaaagaataaaataattttgtagtggtataaaatgtaattaacaatttcttttaaaagtaagttaatattttaagttatattttaataagatagatttaaATCCAACTCAAATCACAACATATTTCATAAAATctagaatttaaaatatttttagtaacaATAAAATTTACGTATATTTTAGTATCACAAATTTGATAACAGTAATTTATCATTTCTAATAAAAATCAATTTGAAAACATTTCATTAGGTTCTCGAAACCACTTAGGGGATGAACTGAACTGAACCAATCCAAACCAGTAATTGATAATCTAATGCTTATCAACCGGAAGAGTGTGTGAATGATATATGCACAAAACGGATAATAGTTGACATCCGCAACAATTCATAATATAAAGCTTGAATCTAAACAATGATAAGGTTTCTCCTTATTTTGGAATGGAAAAACCTTCTGAATCTTTCTACATCCCAAAACCGGTAAAGTATTGAACCGGTCTTGTCTCGATTGGTTTATCCCCTCAGGCTTTCTTCTGTTTCTTCTGCTGCGGTGTAGGTGGCGGGAAGATAGTACGGAAGACCAACGCAGCAGATAAAGCTCCAACGAAAGAATTGATCCAGTACACGTAGAAATGGTCCCAAGTGTTGTGAGAGCTGTACATGTATGCCCACCCAAACGCCTGCATTGCAAACACACAAGACGtatttaaatacataataatATCATAACGTGAAACCAATGGATACTTACAATGGCAGGATTCATGGCTGGTCCGGTGTATTTAGAGCCAGCAACAACGAAGCAAATGGTTGCGAGAGCGAGCAAGAAGGTCTTGGCGAGTAATCTTCGTGGACCCCTGATGATAATAAGTAAAGCCGCAAAGGTAATACCGAAACTTAAGATGGTTTCTGCAATAGCTCCAGTGTGCACATCAACCTGAAGGGAAGGTCCAGATATCATGTGCTTGTACTTCTCTGGTATGAACTCCATGATGGCCAATGCACCTCCTGCCGCACCAGCTGCCTGGTGGAATCACCAAACGAATTATCTCACATTTTCATTTACAAGGAATAAGAAATTTATTGTTTCTAAAGCAAAAAGGTGTAAGAACCAAGAATCGGTGGAAAGAAGGATCATCAAACTGAGTTACAAAATCATCAATACTTGATCCTACCAAGAGgcattaaaatgtttttttgatTCAATTTAATTCTCTTAAGGAGCACATCTTACTCCTTGGTAAATTAGTTTTACTCAAATTAACAGTCTTTCTATCTCTTTATGTTATACAAAGAAACACATGGACAAGCAGCAAACttcagaaaattaaaaaagaacaaataaagaacaaataaagaaagatgcaagaagaagaaaagtttttttttcagctTTAATAAAGTGGAAAACACATGAATCaaccaaaacaattttttttaaagaatctgATTGTGTTCTTGTACAACATCAAAACCCCCACAACATTGACCAGATCAAAGCGAGAATATACTAACAATAAAAATGATGTATGATGCAGTTGAGAAATAAAAGGTAAAATTTTCACTTCAAAACAACATAGATTTGgtgtttcaaataaaaaaaagtgtttaaaaaaaaaaacaacataaatTTGAGATTCAGACACAACTAGATTTGAGATTCAGTGGAGACAAATCTCACAAAAGCATATACTTTATAGATTTGAGATTCAGACACAACTAGATTCAAACTTCACAGAGACAAAACACAAGCCTATGTAAGGACAACACAGATCGCAGAACTAAATCTTCAGacacaaaatccaaaaactctGAAATTTTTTGGATCTTTAGCTTAGAAGTATACCTGAGCAGGTAACCTTATCGCCAAGGTGAAAAGGGTATCTCCGGGGACACCGGCGGCATAAAAGGCGGCGTTTCCGGTAGGGTTAAAGCTAGCGCTACCGAAGACAACGGTGAAAATGGAAACGTAGAAGAAAATCAGAAACGTGGTGATGGCCAACGGAGCCCAAGCGATTCCCTGAAAACCGGCGGCGGAGATGATCTCCGTCGTCTGTAAACCGAACGTCGCGGAGAGGACGACCCAGGAGAAGGTCATCAGCATATCCCCAATCGCTGACTTCACAACACCCATTCtcactcttcttcctctttgcgTGTGTGTGAGTATCGAGAAGTCTTGTGTGTTTCGGGATCGGAGTAGTTGGCCTTGTATGGGGCTTTCAGAAGATTTGAAGAGCTTTCCTcaaatagatattttattttatttgtttatttatttttataaatgacaATGAAGATATCTTCTTTGTATGATTCACCTAACCAATCGTCTTGCAAATTGTTGCAAAAATACAAACTAGTACgatttatttattaatgttttgttgaaattatatgtagtttaatatttttataatattcttTCATCAAAATTCATGGGTTCTATATTAGTGATTTAGGTCTTCTTTCATATTAGAGTTCTCTTTTGATGATTATTGTCTCTATATTTGGTGTTATTGTTTTTAGTTTCCTgaccgaaaaaaaaaattgtatggaCTCAAGGTGACCATACTTTTGAGGACTCATGAGCATCTTTGGTCTTTATCCTTTGGTCTTATATCAGGGACTGTATTTTGGAACTGAGTTAGTAGAAACGGGCATATCgaaatttcattttataaactaaacttTAATAGGGTCAACACATTTCGAATATTGTGATCACAAGGCAACCGATGTTTTGTAAAATTAGATGTGTAACTGTTGCGGATTTTATGTTTCATTATGTATGTTTCGGATTTTGATTCAATACTCTGTTTCCTCTTTTTGGGTCAAATAATTTTTTGGATTTCAGGCACATGATTAATTAGGCCTAAGAATCCTTGTGTCAATTGAGTTACCATATGGTAGTTTGCTGACTTTGCTCTGCAATGAGTAAATGATTTCTGAAAACAATAAAATGGTTCCCAAATTACTCTAGTCAAATTTGTAAACTGGTCAATATACACCATTATTGTCATATGTTTTTCAAACATTAAATGTCTTTCAAACAAAATACCATATCTTCCATATATCGTTCTCTTCATTTTCCTATAAATAGTAGTGTATGTTTTTTATGATGAcacaaaaactaaaacatataTACTAGAAAGCTGAATATTCCGGCTCCTAAAAAAAGGTGACAATGAGGTCTACAAAGGGAAAGCAAAAGATCGAGATGAAGAAGGTTGGAGCCTATGCAGCCCGAAAGATTACGTTCTCGAAACGTAAATCTGGACTCTTCAAGAAGATGAACGAGATCGTTTCACTATGCAATGTGGAGACAAGTTTTTTGGTCTTTTCTGATTCCGGAAAGCCTTACACATTCGCATATCCGTCTCTGGAGGAAGCGGTTGGCCAGTTTAAAAACCCTTTAAGACATGAACCATCCGCAACAATCAATACCAGACCGCTGGTGGAAGCTTATAAGAGACAGAAGAACCAGGACCTCATGGAAAGGTACATGGATCTCGTTGAGGAGCTTGAAATAAATAATGAGAAGGaaaagattttgaagaaaattataaaGGAAAATAAGGAGAAAATATTGTGGAATATTCCTCCGGCCGAATGTTTGAGCgtggaagagaagaagtggatgcGCCAAACGTTTGTAGGTTTACATGTTTTCTTGAGCGATATGGCCTTGAAATGTTTTGGAAATGACGGTGACGGTTCATCTTCTAGTCAAGAGAGTCGTGGTCGTGATGGCGAAACCTATGCATGAAAAAACTTGATTtgctgtttttattttatttgaattgcTGTTTTTATTTGTCCTTGTATTGGTAGACTATTAGTGATAGCATTGGTGATGATGAAACTATTCATCAACGTCTCTCTATTTCTATAGTCAATCGTATTCATTACGAACCAAATATCATATATAATAATCTAATTATTAAGAATAAATCAACATTGTTTTCTTATAATGGGTCTCTTGCATAGATTACACACCCTAAAGGCCTAAACTGATGAACAAAAACATTTATTGTTTTCAGGATTCTTGTCAATCGATTAAAAGAATTATCAAAAGATGGAGATACCAACCTGAGATTTGTTGTCATATATGTAAGTTTTGAAGGCCTCATCAACAAATGTTGCTTTCAGATCTTCGGTTTCGCAGACAGATTTTTGGTTGAGACAAAAGTAGATTGAGAAATTAACAATTCAAAGGTCTAAATTGAATTAAGAATATTTAGAATTGAAAGAATCTAATAGAGGGTGGTGTAATAATCAATCGATTTAAGAGAGAAAAtctaatttcatattttttggaGTAGAAATGGCCGAGCGATTCACTATCGAAAGAGGTAAGAATCAGATGATATATTTTCTCTCTAATAGATCAGACACGAGACACTGATAGACAGAAAGACTTCTCAGAGTATCGACTCGTCAGATCAAAATTTGGTCTAGCTAAAATGAgcggttgacaaaaaaagaagagaaaacctTATCCCTTTTCCTTTTCCATTGACCgaggaaaaaatattaaatgaatgAAACGACATCGTCTCTTTTTGGACAGTTTGCTGGTAATATAAAAGCCTTGtgcaatattatatttatttttggttgaTCCAGCCCATTTAATAACCAAAtttcatatatgttattttttttgccaactttttatttattaagataACCAAGTGATTACATAGTTTTTACACAATCCTAGCATCAGAGCCGTGCCTCACTATAGGCTGCCAAGCATCTGCTTGGGGCCAAAAATCAGAATAATAGTTTTAGGGGCCAATTTTGTTGCATGGGTCGCCTATAGTACAGTTGGTAACCGTCGTCATTATTACTCTAGGGTCACGGGTTCAAATCCCAGCTGTAgaattttgaacattttttttgaaattaatattttatcgtccaaaaaaaaattcttcttaaGAGCCCACAATATTCATGCACGGCACTGTCTAGCATCTATGGCTAATACATCAACATTTGTAAATGACTCTTTACTTGGtaccaaaaattaaaagaacaagATTTTGACATTCCATGGATAACGTGTATCAGTGAGAACGTTTTGGTGATACACCTCTTGGTGATGGTTTCTTCAGTGTAGAACTGATGATGTAACCCATCAATTAGTAGTTTGCAGTCTGAGATAAAAGTAACTTGATCATAGCAAAGATTCTTCATCTGCTGCACTGCCATTGAAAGAGCTATTGCTTCTGCCTCCAAAGGAGAGTTTGTTGGGTTGATGGAAGAAGAACCTTGGAGTTTTTGAATGCCTTCTCGACTATATAAGGACCATCCAACTTTATCCCACTTCTTTATCATTCTTCCAAGAGGCATCAACCAAGCAATAATATTTTGTGGAGGTGGGTAACACATCatgaattattcaaaaaaaaaaacatagatttgaGATTCAGACACAACTAGATTTGAAATTCAGTGGAGACAAATCTCACAAAAGCatataatttatagatttgAGATTCAGACACAACTAGATTCAACTTCACAGAGACAAAACACAAGCCTATGTAAGGACAACACAGATAGCAGAACTAAATCTTCAGAcacaaaacttcataatactccctaaattggtggactaacactatcaaatcactattctctagaaaaacggagacaacaaatgttccaaacctctttgaccttcataatatgttagtgaatgatcaaactatacattaaaacaagactttcatatttttgaatttttctcaaaatctatgtgttaactcctacgaaaatattgaattttcgggaaatgctatatatactaaagcctatgatttttggtgttgttttaaaaattttaaacacattctacagttatattagtgtatattaaactctctttcatggtacatgagcattattttaattttttgtcagttaattttggaaaacttcataatacttcataaactagtggactaaccacaataaaatcgctattctataGAAAAACAGTGACAACAAGGGTTTCAAatctctttgaccttcataatatattagtgaatgatgaaactatgaattaaaaccgaattttcatatttttgatttttttttcaaaatctatgtgttaacccctacgaaattattaatttttttcggtaaatgttttttatacttaagcctatgatctttagtg is drawn from Brassica rapa cultivar Chiifu-401-42 chromosome A05, CAAS_Brap_v3.01, whole genome shotgun sequence and contains these coding sequences:
- the LOC103855216 gene encoding aquaporin SIP1-1 isoform X2, which codes for MGVVKSAIGDMLMTFSWVVLSATFGLQTTEIISAAGFQGIAWAPLAITTFLIFFYVSIFTVVFGSASFNPTGNAAFYAAGVPGDTLFTLAIRLPAQAAGAAGGALAIMEFIPEKYKHMISGPSLQVDVHTGAIAETILSFGITFAALLIIIRGPRRLLAKTFLLALATICFVVAGSKYTGPAMNPAIAFGWAYMYSSHNTWDHFYVYWINSFVGALSAALVFRTIFPPPTPQQKKQKKA
- the LOC103855214 gene encoding apyrase 1 → MTAKRAIGRHESLSDKIHRHRSVLLLISIPVVLITLVILLMPGASTSVIEEYALKSSEGGGSNSRKYAVIFDAGSSGSRVHVYCFDENLDLVPLENELELFLQLKPGLSAYPNDPRQSANSLVSLLDKAEASVPHELRPKTPVRVGATAGLRALGHKASENILEAVRELLKDRSRLKTEANAVTVLDGTQEGSYQWVTINYLLKTLGKPYSETVGVVDLGGGSVQMAYAISEEDAATAPKPLQGEDSYVREMYLKGRKYFLYVHSYLHYGLLAARAEILKVSEGSNNPCIVTGYDGTYKYGGKAFKAAASSSGASLDECRRVALNALKVNDSVCTHMKCTFGGVWNGGGGGGQKNMFVASFFFDRAAEAGFVDPTQPVATVRPADFEKAASQACNMKMGEGKSKFPRVEEDNIPYLCLDLVYQYTLLVDGFGLKPSQTITLVKKVKYGEHAVEAAWPLGSAIEAVSSL
- the LOC103855216 gene encoding aquaporin SIP1-1 isoform X1 encodes the protein MRPSKLTYMTTNLSPIQGQLLRSRNTQDFSILTHTQRGRRVRMGVVKSAIGDMLMTFSWVVLSATFGLQTTEIISAAGFQGIAWAPLAITTFLIFFYVSIFTVVFGSASFNPTGNAAFYAAGVPGDTLFTLAIRLPAQAAGAAGGALAIMEFIPEKYKHMISGPSLQVDVHTGAIAETILSFGITFAALLIIIRGPRRLLAKTFLLALATICFVVAGSKYTGPAMNPAIAFGWAYMYSSHNTWDHFYVYWINSFVGALSAALVFRTIFPPPTPQQKKQKKA